A window of the Eulemur rufifrons isolate Redbay chromosome 6, OSU_ERuf_1, whole genome shotgun sequence genome harbors these coding sequences:
- the LOC138384493 gene encoding olfactory receptor 5AR1 yields MDKENHSVVTEFIFMGITQDPQLQIIFFAIFLVVYLVNVVGNVGMIVLIVTDTQLHTPMYFFLCNLSFVDLGYSTAIAPRMLADFLTEHKVISFSSCATQFAFFVGFVDAECYVLAAMAYDRFVAICQPLHYSTLMSKRVCLALMLGSYLAGLVSLIAHTSLTFSLSYCGSNIINHFFCEIPPLLALSCSDTYISEILLFSLCGFIEFSTILIIFISYAFILIAIIRIRSGEGRLKAFSTCGSHLTGVTLFYGTVMFMYLRPTSSYSLDQDKWASVFYTVVIPMLNPLIYSLRNKDVKAAFQKLIGKRSQ; encoded by the coding sequence atggataaagaaaatcacTCAGTGGTGACTGAGTTTATCTTTATGGGCATCACACAGGACCCTCAGCTTCAGATCATCTTCTTTGCCATCTTCCTCGTTGTCTACCTGGTCAATGTAGTGGGCAATGTGGGTATGATTGTCCTGATTGTAACAGACACTCAGCTTCACACACCcatgtattttttcctctgcAACCTCTCCTTTGTCGACCTGGGCTACTCCACGGCCATTGCCCCCAGGATGCTGGCTGACTTCCTAACAGAGCACAAAGTTATCTCCTTCTCCAGCTGCGCCACCCAGTTTGCCTTCTTTGTAGGTTTTGTGGACGCCGAGTGCTACGTCCTGGCTGCCATGGCCTATGATCGTTTCGTGGCCATCTGCCAGcccctgcactacagcaccctcATGTCCAAGCGGGTCTGCTTGGCTCTCATGCTCGGCTCTTACCTGGCTGGTCTGGTGAGTTTAATCGCCCACACTTCCCTCACCTTCAGCCTGAGTTACTGTGGCTCCAATATCATCAACCACTTCTTCTGTGAAATTCCACCACTGTTGGCCCTCTCTTGCTCAGACACCTATATCAGTGAGATCTTGCTCTTTAGTCTGTGTGGCTTCATTGAATTCAGCACCATACTCATCATCTTCATCTCCTATGCCTTCATTCTCATTGCAATCATCAGAATACGCTCAGGTGAAGGCCGCCTGAAGGCTTTCTCCACCTGTGGGTCTCACCTGACTGGCGTCACCCTTTTCTATGGCACAGTCATGTTTATGTACCTGAGGCCAACGTCCAGCTACTCCCTGGACCAAGACAAGTGGGCTTCTGTGTTCTATACTGTCGTCATCCCCATGTTGAATCCTTTGATCTACAGTTTGAGGAACAAGGATGTAAAAGCTGCTTTCCAAAAACTAATTGGGAAAAGATCtcaataa
- the LOC138384494 gene encoding olfactory receptor 2G3-like, whose protein sequence is MDSMKTNFTVTEFVFLGLSSQPKMQLILFVMFLFFYLLTVSGNIIIITIIQIEPHLQTPMYFFLTNLSFLDICYTSTNVPQMLSNMVGKKNSIPFSGCATQMYFSLSFGMIECVLLGVMAYDRYVAICHPLHYTVIMDRTTCVQLAVISWSSSFLSSMVINALTLSLPYCGPNTLNHFFCEVPSVLRLACTDTSLTELVVFIFSIIIVFIPFLLIVVSYAWILQSVLRMRSASGRYKALSTCASHLTVVALFYGTAIFMYMRPQSKSSRAGGKIIAVFYTVVTPMLNPLIYSLRNQDVKGALRRAIAKQRT, encoded by the coding sequence ATGGATTCCATGAAAACAAACTTCACTGTGACTGAATTTGTGTTCCTGGGTCTCTCATCTCAGCCAAAGATGCAGCTTATTCTTTTTGTTAtgttcttgttcttttatttattaacagTATCTGGGAATATTATCATCATTACTATTATCCAGATAGAACCTCATCTCCAaacccccatgtacttcttcctcaccAATTTATCCTTCCTGGACATCTGCTACACATCCACCAATGTCCCACAAATGCTGTCCAACATGGTGGGGAAAAAGAATAGCATCCCATTCTCTGGCTGTGCTACTCAGATGtacttctccctctcctttggAATGATCGAGTGTGTTCTCCTCGGTGTTATGGCTTATGATAGGTATGTAGCCATTTGCCATCCTCTTCATTATACTGTCATTATGGATCGTACCACCTGTGTCCAACTGGCAGTCATTTCTTGGTCCAGTAGTTTCCTGAGTTCCATGGTTATCAATGCCCTCACCTTGAGTTTGCCCTACTGTGGGCCCAATACCCTGAATCACTTTTTCTGTGAGGTACCTTCTGTCCTGAGGCTGGCTTGCACAGATACCTCACTCACTGAACTCGTTGTTTTTATCTTCAGCATCATCATCGTCTTCATCCCTTTCCTACTCATTGTCGTTTCGTATGCCTGGATCCTTCAGTCTGTTCTCAGGATGCGGTCAGCCTCTGGCAGGTACAAGGCACTATCCACCTGTGCCTCCCACTTGACAGTGGTGGCCTTATTTTATGGGACTGCCATCTTCATGTACATGAGACCCCAGTCAAAGTCCTCCCGGGCTGGAGGCAAGATCATTGCAGTGTTCTACACAGTGGTCACACCCATGCTCAACCCCTTGATTTACAGCCTAAGGAACCAGGATGTGAAAGGAGCTTTAAGAAGAGCTATTGCAAAACAGAGGACATGA